Genomic window (Gadus chalcogrammus isolate NIFS_2021 chromosome 3, NIFS_Gcha_1.0, whole genome shotgun sequence):
GCTGTCGGATCAGAGCAGGTCCTCTGTGTGGCGGCAGCTGGCCTCCGGGGGGCTGGCGGGGGCCGTGTCCCGGACCAGCACCGCCCCCCTGGACCGGCTCAAGGTCTTCCTCCAGGTCAACATCCCCCACACCGACCCCATCGGCAGGGCTTTCTTTGGCCGCCTTAGGAGCATAGCTCCAGAGAAATAATAGACATTCCAACTCTAAGGATGTTATTATGAAGTTGTTGTAATAATGTAAAGCCGACCTGGTGGTCCTTCTGCCCTCAGGTCCACGGCTCCTTCCCCGGGACGAGCTCGGTGGGGAACAGCTTCCAGTCcatggtgagggagggggggctgggctcGCTGTGGAGGGGCAACGGGATCAACGTCCTGAAGATGGCCCCCGAGACCGCCATCAAGTTCACCGTCTACGAGCAGGTGAGCAGCCCGGAGGTGCCCCTCCATGGACTGGTCCTGCAGCGCCACGTTGTACTAAGCCAACGTCTGAATGTGTGCAGATCAAAGGCCTTCTGGGAGGAAGTGACGCCAGCGGACACCTGAAGCTTCAGGAGAGGTTTATAGCTGGCTCACTGGCTGGAGCCATCGCCCAGACCGCCATCTACCCACtagaggtcacacacacacacacacacacacacacacacacacacacacacacacacacacacacacacacacacacacacacacacacacacacacacacacacacacacacacacacacacacacacacacacacaacatggcaGTCATTGACCGAATTTGTTTAAGCTTCATATCTCTATCCACAGATTTCTTTATCTTAATGCAGAATGCGGGTTCTGTCTGTAGCCAGTTTGTAGTCCGCGTCGTTGTGACCAATCACTTTGGAGCGGGTAAACGGTCTATTTAGAGGGCAACGGCCTCATAACCCATCGGATACCGTCTGCCCACGACTTAGCTTTTTATTAGCTTTGATATATATTGTTACAAGAGGCCCGGCTGCTGGCTGGCCCTGAAGCGCCAGAGGAGGGCTGGTACTGGTCCCCAAAAGCCCACAGATCTGTCCCGCTGTCCCCCTATGGGGAACGGCCCTCTAGCCACCGGCCCCCCTCACGGCCTCTCCCCCCAGGTGCTGAAGACACGGCTGACGCTGAGGGCCACGGGCCAGTTCTCGGGGGTGGCGGACTGCGTCTCCCAGCTGCTGCGGAGGGAGGGCGTCTGGGCCTTCTACCGTGGCTACGTCCCCAACCTGCTGGCCATCGCCCCGGCTGCAGGCATCGACCTGGCCGTCTACGAggtgaaccacacacacacacacacacacacacacacacacacacacacacacacacacacacacacacacacacacacacacacacacacacacacacacacacacacactgttaagcTTGCCTGTTATCTTCCTTCCCTCCAGTCTCTGAAGAACTCGTGGATCAGCAGGAACTCGGCCTCCGGGCCCCCCTCCGGGCCCCCCggggtcctggttctggtcAGCTGCGGGGCGCTGTCCAGCACCTGTGGCCAGCTGGCCAGCTACCCGCTCGCCCTGGTCAAGACACGCATGCAGGCCCAAGGTGACCACAGCGACGCGTGGGCCTGGAGAGAGGCTGTGTCATGCCCTCCCAGACGGGCCTCTTGATCcgacctctccccctctccccctctccccctctccccctcagccgcggagggaggaggcccccgtccctCCATGACCGCCCTGTTCCACAGCATCCTGGCCCAGGAGGGCGTGGCCGGGTTGTACCGCGGCCTCTCCCCAAATCTGCTCAAAGTCATTCCCGCCGTCAGCATCTCCTACGTGGTCTACGAGTACATGAGGaaggtggtgggggcgggggtcccCCGGTAGAGAGGGGGGGTCCCCCGGTAGAGAGGGGGGGTCCCCCGGTAGAGAGGGGGGGTCTACGAGTACATGAGAaaggtggtgggggcgggggtcccCCGGTAGAGAGGGGGGGTCTACGAGTACATGAGAaaggtggtgggggcgggggtcccCCGGTAGAGAGGGGGGGTCCCCCGGTAGAGAGGGGGGGTCCCCCGGTAGAGAGGGGGGGTCTACGAGTACATGAGGaaggtggtgggggcgggggtcccCCGGTAGAGAGGGGGGGTCCCCCGGTAGAGAGGGGGGGTCTACGAGTACATGAgaaaggtggtgggggtggataGATATAACTAGTTATACATACCATATTCTGCATGCACTGCATGTAGACTGAGGAGATCTAGATAGACCCCCCCTGACctgaccccccctcaccccccctgacctctgacctcctctgacctctgacccccctgaCCAACAGCCGGGTCAAAACAGTTGTTTCCTCCTCTGCAGGCGCGGCATAGA
Coding sequences:
- the LOC130379989 gene encoding mitochondrial adenyl nucleotide antiporter SLC25A23-like, with the protein product MERLGVLLVASCQENQESPELRRRRRWARLFDQLDLNKDGRIDLRELRVGLAKRGVSRSSVDKVVLAGDTNQDGELDFEEFSRYLHTHEKQLRLLFSNLDRNHDGEIDAAEIQHSLRSIGLDVSRQEAERILNSMDRDGTMTIDWAEWRDHFLFNPLHNMEDVARYWRHTMILDTGEQLRIPEELSDQSRSSVWRQLASGGLAGAVSRTSTAPLDRLKVFLQVHGSFPGTSSVGNSFQSMVREGGLGSLWRGNGINVLKMAPETAIKFTVYEQIKGLLGGSDASGHLKLQERFIAGSLAGAIAQTAIYPLEVLKTRLTLRATGQFSGVADCVSQLLRREGVWAFYRGYVPNLLAIAPAAGIDLAVYESLKNSWISRNSASGPPSGPPGVLVLVSCGALSSTCGQLASYPLALVKTRMQAQAAEGGGPRPSMTALFHSILAQEGVAGLYRGLSPNLLKVIPAVSISYVVYEYMRRGIENGFL